A section of the Streptomyces sp. NBC_01591 genome encodes:
- a CDS encoding ABC transporter permease produces the protein MSDTTHDGAVALSTPPSADDGLSSAEMAAKYGLTVSGARPGLFEYIRQLWGRRHFIMAFSRAKLTAQYSQAKLGQLWQVATPLLNALVYYLIFGLILGTRKGMPQEVFIPFLVTGVFVFTFTQSSVMAGVRAISGNLGLVRALHFPRASLPVSFSLQQLQQLLFSMIVLAAVAVAFGSYPSLSWLLIIPALAMQFVFNTGLALIMARLGSKTPDLAQLMPFVMRTWMYASGVMFSIPVMLKDKPDWIANVLQYNPAAIYMDLVRFALIDGYGAGNLPAHVWIVALAWAVLVGILGFVYFWKAEERYGRG, from the coding sequence GTGAGTGACACAACCCATGATGGTGCGGTCGCATTGAGCACCCCACCATCCGCCGACGACGGCCTGAGCTCGGCCGAGATGGCCGCCAAGTACGGCCTGACGGTGAGCGGCGCCCGGCCAGGGCTCTTCGAGTACATCCGGCAGCTCTGGGGCCGACGCCACTTCATCATGGCGTTCTCCAGGGCGAAGCTGACCGCCCAGTACAGCCAGGCGAAGCTCGGCCAGCTGTGGCAGGTGGCCACACCGCTGCTCAACGCCCTGGTCTACTACTTGATCTTCGGACTGATCCTGGGGACCAGGAAGGGAATGCCCCAGGAGGTCTTCATCCCGTTCCTGGTGACCGGCGTCTTCGTCTTCACCTTCACCCAGAGTTCGGTGATGGCGGGTGTACGGGCCATTTCCGGGAATCTGGGACTGGTCCGGGCACTGCACTTCCCACGTGCCTCGCTGCCCGTCTCGTTCTCGCTCCAGCAGCTCCAGCAGCTGCTGTTCTCGATGATCGTGCTCGCGGCCGTGGCCGTCGCCTTCGGCAGCTACCCGAGCCTCTCGTGGCTGCTGATCATTCCGGCGCTGGCCATGCAGTTCGTCTTCAACACCGGCCTGGCGCTGATCATGGCCAGGCTCGGCAGCAAGACCCCCGACCTCGCCCAGCTGATGCCGTTCGTCATGCGGACCTGGATGTACGCGTCGGGCGTCATGTTCTCCATCCCGGTGATGCTCAAGGACAAGCCGGACTGGATCGCCAACGTGCTGCAGTACAACCCGGCAGCCATCTACATGGACCTGGTCCGCTTCGCGCTGATCGACGGGTACGGCGCGGGGAACCTGCCGGCGCACGTCTGGATCGTGGCGCTCGCCTGGGCGGTCCTCGTCGGCATCCTGGGCTTCGTGTACTTCTGGAAGGCAGAGGAACGGTACGGCCGTGGCTGA
- a CDS encoding ABC transporter ATP-binding protein: protein MADDKTPGRVPTVIADDVHIVYRVNGADGGKGSATAALSRIMRRGKGESRGVRKVHAVRGVSFTAYRGEAIGLIGTNGSGKSTLLRAIAGLLPTEHGKVYTDGQPSLLGVNAALMSDLTGERNVVLGGLAMGMSREEIRERYQGIVDFSGINEKGDFITLPMRTYSSGMAARLRFSIAAAKNHDVLMIDEALATGDRKFQIRSEKRIRELRKEAGTVFLVSHSNKSIRDTCDRVLWLEKGELLMDGPTDEVLKAYERETGK from the coding sequence GTGGCTGACGACAAGACTCCGGGGCGCGTCCCCACCGTCATCGCCGACGATGTGCACATCGTGTACCGCGTCAACGGCGCCGACGGCGGCAAGGGCAGCGCCACCGCGGCGCTGAGCCGGATCATGCGCCGCGGCAAGGGCGAATCGCGCGGCGTGCGCAAGGTGCACGCCGTCCGCGGTGTCTCCTTCACCGCCTACCGCGGCGAGGCCATCGGTCTCATCGGCACCAACGGCTCCGGCAAGTCGACGCTGCTGCGGGCCATCGCCGGTCTGCTGCCGACCGAGCACGGCAAGGTCTACACCGACGGGCAGCCCTCGCTGCTCGGGGTGAACGCGGCGCTGATGAGCGACCTGACGGGTGAGCGCAACGTGGTGCTCGGCGGCCTCGCGATGGGCATGTCGCGCGAGGAGATCCGCGAGCGCTACCAGGGGATCGTCGACTTCTCCGGCATCAACGAGAAGGGCGACTTCATCACCCTGCCGATGCGTACGTACTCCTCCGGCATGGCCGCGCGCCTGCGCTTCTCCATCGCCGCCGCGAAGAACCACGACGTCCTCATGATCGATGAGGCGCTGGCGACCGGTGACCGCAAGTTCCAGATCCGCTCCGAGAAGCGCATCAGGGAGCTCCGCAAGGAGGCCGGCACCGTCTTCCTGGTCAGCCACAGCAACAAGTCCATCCGCGACACCTGCGACCGGGTGCTGTGGCTGGAAAAGGGCGAGCTGCTGATGGACGGCCCGACGGACGAGGTGCTCAAGGCGTACGAGCGCGAGACCGGAAAGTAA
- the hpnC gene encoding squalene synthase HpnC — translation MTRTRQTHPDDVVPSTLDKAADENFPVAPFFLPRAWRDDLMAVYGYARLVDDIGDGDLAPGGADARHLGLDPAQADDRLAMLDAFEADLHRVFDTSGDGPRHPLLRALRPTVRRCALTPEPFLGLIEANRQDQKVRRYGTYEELLAYCELSANPVGRLVLQITGTASPERIRRSDAVCTALQIVEHLQDVTEDLGRDRIYLPADDMARFHVGEADLAAPSGGASVRALVAYEAERARELLNEGTPLVGSVHGRLKLLLAGFVGGGRAALTAIAAAGFDVLPGPPKPTKPSLLREVGVVLRRARREG, via the coding sequence GTGACCCGTACCCGGCAGACGCACCCCGATGACGTCGTGCCCAGCACCCTCGACAAGGCCGCGGACGAGAACTTCCCCGTAGCCCCCTTCTTCCTGCCCCGCGCCTGGCGCGACGACCTGATGGCCGTCTACGGCTACGCCCGCCTCGTCGACGACATCGGCGACGGCGATCTCGCCCCCGGCGGCGCCGACGCCCGTCACCTCGGCCTCGATCCCGCGCAGGCCGACGACCGGCTGGCCATGCTCGATGCCTTCGAGGCCGATCTGCACCGGGTCTTCGACACCTCGGGCGACGGCCCCCGCCACCCCCTGCTGCGTGCCCTGCGCCCCACCGTGCGGCGCTGCGCGCTCACCCCGGAACCCTTCCTCGGCCTCATCGAGGCGAACCGGCAGGACCAGAAGGTCCGCCGCTACGGGACGTACGAGGAGCTCCTGGCCTACTGCGAGCTCTCCGCCAACCCCGTCGGGCGGCTGGTCCTGCAGATCACCGGAACCGCCAGCCCCGAACGCATCCGCCGCTCCGACGCCGTCTGCACCGCCCTGCAGATCGTCGAGCACCTCCAGGACGTCACCGAGGACCTCGGCCGCGACCGGATCTATCTGCCCGCCGACGACATGGCACGGTTCCATGTCGGGGAGGCCGATCTGGCCGCCCCCTCGGGGGGCGCATCGGTGCGTGCACTGGTCGCGTACGAAGCGGAACGCGCTCGGGAACTGCTGAATGAAGGCACCCCTCTGGTGGGTAGCGTCCACGGCAGGCTCAAGCTGCTTCTCGCCGGATTCGTGGGAGGGGGGCGCGCCGCCCTCACCGCGATCGCGGCCGCCGGGTTCGACGTACTGCCCGGACCGCCCAAGCCCACCAAGCCCAGCCTGCTGCGCGAAGTGGGAGTTGTCTTGCGAAGAGCGCGTAGAGAGGGGTGA
- the hpnD gene encoding presqualene diphosphate synthase HpnD yields the protein MSAPVQAAYSYCEAVTGQQARNFAYGIRLLPYAKRQAMSALYAFSRRVDDIGDGELDADTKRARLESTRSVLDRIRDGAVDEDDTDPVAVALADAARRFPLPLGGLDELIDGVLMDVRGATYETWDDLKVYCRCVAGAIGRLSLGVFGTEPGAPGADRAAEYADTLGLALQLTNILRDVREDAGNGRTYLPADDLAKFGCSAGFHRATPPPGADFVGLVHFEVRRARTLFAEGYRLLPMLDRRSGACVAAMAGIYRRLLDRIERDPEAVLRGRVSLPGHEKAYVAVRGLSGLDARYISRRTTRGRA from the coding sequence ATGTCGGCACCGGTACAGGCCGCATACAGTTACTGCGAGGCGGTCACCGGACAGCAGGCGCGTAACTTCGCGTACGGCATCAGGCTGCTGCCGTACGCGAAGCGACAGGCCATGTCGGCGCTGTACGCCTTCTCCCGTCGTGTCGACGACATCGGTGACGGCGAGCTGGACGCGGACACCAAGCGGGCCCGCCTGGAGAGCACCCGCAGCGTCCTGGACCGGATCCGGGACGGAGCGGTCGACGAGGACGACACCGACCCGGTGGCCGTCGCGCTCGCCGACGCCGCGCGCAGATTCCCGCTCCCGCTCGGCGGGCTCGACGAGCTCATCGACGGCGTGCTGATGGATGTGCGCGGCGCGACGTACGAGACCTGGGACGACCTCAAGGTCTACTGCCGCTGTGTCGCGGGTGCCATCGGCCGCCTCAGCCTGGGCGTCTTCGGTACGGAGCCCGGCGCGCCGGGGGCCGACCGGGCCGCGGAGTACGCCGACACGCTCGGCCTCGCGCTCCAGCTGACCAACATCCTGCGCGACGTCCGCGAGGACGCGGGCAACGGGCGTACGTATCTGCCCGCCGACGACCTCGCCAAGTTCGGCTGCTCGGCCGGCTTCCACCGGGCCACACCACCGCCCGGCGCCGACTTCGTGGGCCTCGTCCACTTCGAGGTACGGCGCGCCCGCACGCTGTTCGCCGAGGGATACCGGCTGCTGCCCATGCTGGACCGGCGCAGCGGCGCGTGTGTCGCGGCCATGGCGGGCATCTACCGGCGGCTGCTCGACCGGATCGAGAGGGACCCCGAGGCGGTGCTCCGCGGCCGGGTCTCGCTGCCGGGCCACGAGAAGGCGTACGTCGCGGTGCGCGGTCTGTCGGGTCTCGACGCCCGGTACATCTCCCGGCGCACGACCAGGGGGCGTGCCTGA
- the hpnE gene encoding hydroxysqualene dehydroxylase HpnE, with amino-acid sequence MTDDALRSTRAVVIGGGLAGITSALRLADAGLDVTLLEGRPRLGGLAFSFRRGELTVDNGQHVYLRCCTAYRWFLDRVDGARLAPLQNRLDVPVLDVGRPSGPRLGRLRRNALPVPFHLAAGLVGYPHLSLAERAGVGRAALALGRLDPDDPALDAVDFGSWLARHGQSQRTIEALWDLVGVATLNATAPNSSLALAAKVFKTGLLSEPGAADIGWAGVPLGEVHDTLARKALDSAGVRTELRTKASAIARTEDGGWIVDTGGERIEADTVVLAVPQRETHDLLPEGALDEPGRLLDIGTSPILNVHVVYDRKVLRRPFFAALGSPVQWVFDRTDASGLTGPGQYLAVSQSAADEEIDLPVAELRARYLPELERLLPAARGAGIRDFFVTRERTATFAPAPGVGRLRPGARTRVPGLCLAGAWTATGWPATMEGAVRSGFSAADAALRALGRSHEHPLQEAA; translated from the coding sequence ATGACGGACGACGCCCTGCGCTCCACCCGCGCGGTCGTGATCGGCGGCGGCCTCGCCGGAATCACCTCGGCGCTGCGTCTCGCCGACGCCGGGCTTGACGTGACCCTGCTCGAAGGCCGGCCCCGGCTCGGCGGCCTCGCCTTCTCCTTCCGGCGCGGCGAACTGACGGTCGACAACGGACAGCATGTCTATCTGCGCTGCTGCACCGCCTACCGCTGGTTCCTCGACCGCGTCGACGGGGCGCGCCTGGCACCCCTGCAAAACCGTTTGGACGTGCCCGTTCTCGATGTCGGGCGCCCCTCGGGCCCCCGGCTGGGACGGCTGCGCCGCAACGCGCTGCCGGTGCCCTTCCACCTCGCCGCCGGACTGGTCGGCTACCCGCACCTCTCGCTCGCCGAGCGGGCGGGCGTCGGCCGCGCCGCACTGGCGCTCGGCCGCCTGGACCCCGACGACCCCGCGCTCGACGCCGTCGACTTCGGCAGCTGGCTCGCCCGGCACGGCCAGTCGCAGCGCACCATCGAGGCCCTCTGGGACCTGGTCGGCGTCGCCACGCTCAATGCCACCGCACCGAACTCCTCGCTGGCCCTGGCCGCGAAGGTCTTCAAGACCGGACTCCTCTCCGAGCCCGGCGCCGCCGACATCGGCTGGGCGGGCGTGCCCCTCGGCGAGGTGCACGACACGCTGGCACGCAAGGCCCTCGACTCCGCCGGAGTCCGTACGGAACTGCGTACGAAGGCCTCCGCCATCGCCCGTACGGAAGACGGCGGCTGGATCGTGGACACCGGCGGCGAACGGATCGAGGCGGACACCGTCGTCCTCGCCGTGCCGCAGCGCGAGACCCACGACCTGCTGCCCGAAGGGGCACTCGACGAGCCCGGACGACTGCTCGACATCGGCACGTCGCCGATCCTCAATGTGCACGTCGTCTACGACCGCAAGGTGCTGCGCCGCCCGTTCTTCGCCGCGCTCGGCTCCCCGGTCCAGTGGGTCTTCGACCGCACGGACGCCTCGGGCCTCACCGGACCCGGGCAGTACCTCGCCGTGTCCCAGTCCGCCGCCGACGAGGAGATCGACCTCCCCGTCGCCGAGCTGCGCGCCCGTTACCTGCCCGAGCTGGAGCGGCTCCTGCCGGCCGCCCGCGGGGCCGGCATCAGGGATTTCTTCGTCACCCGGGAGCGCACGGCGACCTTCGCCCCCGCCCCCGGCGTCGGCCGGCTGCGGCCGGGTGCCCGCACCCGTGTCCCCGGCCTCTGCCTGGCCGGGGCTTGGACGGCCACCGGCTGGCCCGCGACGATGGAGGGGGCCGTCCGCAGCGGGTTCAGCGCGGCGGACGCCGCGCTCCGGGCGCTCGGCCGCTCCCATGAACATCCGCTGCAGGAGGCGGCATGA
- a CDS encoding polyprenyl synthetase family protein has product MSSTTGTRGESVTPANPAFDTVADTTDVTALLERGRALSTPVLRAAVDRLAPPMDTVAAYHFGWIDAQGQPADGDGGKAVRPALALLSAEAAGAPAEAGVPGAVAVELVHNFSLLHDDLMDGDEQRRHRDTVWKVHGPAQAILVGDALFALANEVLLELGTVEAGRATRRLTAASRKLIDGQAQDISYEHRERVTVEECLEMEGNKTGALLACACSIGAVLGGADDRTADTLEAYGYHLGLAFQAVDDLLGIWGDPESTGKQTWSDLRQRKKSLPVVAALAADGPASERLGELLAADAKSSDFDSFSEEEFAARAALIEEAGGREWTAQEARRQHAVAIEALHRVDMPQTVRAQLTALADFVVVRKR; this is encoded by the coding sequence ATGAGCAGTACCACCGGAACAAGAGGAGAGTCAGTGACCCCGGCGAATCCGGCTTTCGACACCGTGGCCGACACCACGGACGTCACCGCGCTTCTGGAGCGCGGAAGGGCCCTTTCCACGCCGGTGCTCCGGGCCGCCGTTGACCGGCTCGCACCGCCCATGGACACCGTCGCCGCCTACCACTTCGGTTGGATCGACGCCCAGGGACAGCCCGCCGACGGCGACGGGGGCAAGGCTGTCCGCCCGGCCCTCGCCCTGCTGTCCGCGGAGGCCGCCGGCGCCCCCGCCGAGGCCGGCGTCCCCGGCGCCGTGGCCGTCGAACTCGTGCACAACTTCTCGCTGCTGCACGACGACCTGATGGACGGCGACGAACAGCGCCGCCACCGCGACACCGTCTGGAAGGTGCACGGCCCCGCCCAGGCGATCCTGGTCGGCGACGCGCTCTTCGCCCTCGCCAACGAGGTCCTGCTGGAGCTCGGCACCGTCGAGGCGGGCCGCGCGACCCGTCGGCTGACCGCTGCCAGCCGCAAGCTCATCGACGGGCAGGCCCAGGACATCTCCTACGAGCACCGCGAGCGGGTCACCGTCGAGGAGTGCCTGGAGATGGAGGGCAACAAGACCGGCGCTCTGCTGGCCTGCGCCTGCTCCATCGGCGCGGTCCTCGGCGGCGCCGACGACCGGACCGCCGACACCCTGGAGGCGTACGGATACCACCTCGGTCTCGCCTTCCAGGCTGTCGACGATCTGCTCGGAATCTGGGGCGACCCCGAGTCCACCGGCAAGCAGACCTGGAGCGACCTGCGCCAGCGCAAGAAGTCCCTGCCGGTCGTGGCCGCGCTCGCCGCGGACGGTCCGGCATCGGAGCGCCTGGGCGAACTGCTCGCGGCCGACGCCAAGAGCAGCGATTTCGACAGCTTCTCCGAAGAGGAGTTCGCCGCCCGTGCGGCGCTCATCGAGGAGGCGGGCGGCCGCGAGTGGACCGCCCAGGAGGCGCGTCGACAGCATGCGGTCGCCATCGAGGCGCTGCACCGCGTCGACATGCCGCAGACCGTGCGGGCGCAGCTCACGGCGCTCGCTGACTTCGTCGTCGTACGAAAGAGATGA
- the shc gene encoding squalene--hopene cyclase, which translates to MTATTDGSTGAVNPRAASASKPTDTTIAADDVFAAARRAAERSVEHLLGRQDEQGWWKGDLATNVTMDAEDLLLRQFLGIQDPDTVQAAGRFIRGEQLGDGTWATFHGGPGELSTTIEAYVALRLAGDRPDEPHMARAAGWIREQGGIAAGRVFTRIWLALFGWWKWDDLPELPPELMFFPKWAPLNIYDFGCWARQTIVPLTIVSAKRPVRPAPFSLDELHTDPRNPNPPRRPAPAASWDGVFQRLDKALHVYHRVAPRKLRRTAMNAAARWIIERQENDGCWGGIQPPAVYSVIALHLLGYDLDHPVMRAGLESLDRFAVWREDGARMIEACQSPVWDTCLATIALADAGVSPDHPALVKAADWMLGEEIVRPGDWSVRRPRLNPGGWAFEFHNDNYPDIDDTAEVVLALRRVRHPDRARIEAAIKRGVRWNIGMQSRNGAWGAFDADNTSAFPNRLPFCDFGEVIDPPSADVTGHVVEMLAVEGRSGHRVTRRGIEWLLAEQEASGAWFGRWGVNYVYGTGSVVPALVAAGLPVTHPAIRRAVGWLESVQNDDGGWGEDLRSYREEKWIGHGASTASQTAWALLALLAAGERESVAVRRGVAWLTRTQQADGSWDEPYFTGTGFPWDFSINYHLYRQVFPLTALGRYVYGEPFADRTATRKGA; encoded by the coding sequence ATGACAGCGACGACCGACGGAAGCACCGGGGCCGTGAACCCCCGCGCAGCCTCGGCCAGTAAACCGACCGACACAACCATCGCCGCGGACGACGTATTCGCCGCCGCGCGGCGGGCCGCGGAACGCTCGGTGGAGCACCTCCTCGGCAGGCAGGACGAGCAGGGCTGGTGGAAGGGCGACCTCGCCACCAACGTCACGATGGACGCCGAGGACCTGCTGCTCCGTCAATTCCTCGGCATTCAGGACCCGGACACCGTGCAGGCGGCCGGCCGCTTCATCCGCGGCGAACAGCTGGGCGACGGTACCTGGGCCACCTTCCACGGCGGCCCCGGCGAACTCTCCACCACCATCGAGGCGTACGTGGCCCTGCGGCTGGCCGGGGACCGGCCGGACGAACCGCACATGGCCCGCGCTGCCGGATGGATCAGGGAACAGGGCGGAATCGCGGCCGGCCGGGTCTTCACCCGGATCTGGCTCGCCCTCTTCGGCTGGTGGAAATGGGACGACCTGCCGGAACTCCCGCCCGAGCTGATGTTCTTTCCCAAATGGGCCCCGCTCAACATCTACGACTTCGGCTGCTGGGCCCGCCAGACCATCGTGCCGCTCACCATCGTCTCGGCGAAGCGGCCGGTACGCCCGGCCCCCTTCTCCCTCGACGAACTGCACACCGACCCACGCAATCCGAACCCGCCCAGGCGCCCCGCACCGGCCGCGAGCTGGGACGGCGTCTTCCAGCGCCTGGACAAGGCGCTGCACGTCTACCACCGGGTCGCCCCGCGCAAGCTGCGCCGGACCGCGATGAACGCCGCGGCCCGCTGGATCATCGAACGCCAGGAGAACGACGGCTGCTGGGGCGGCATCCAGCCACCCGCCGTCTACTCCGTCATCGCCCTGCATCTGCTCGGCTACGACCTGGACCACCCGGTGATGCGGGCCGGACTCGAATCGCTCGACCGGTTCGCCGTGTGGCGCGAGGACGGCGCCCGCATGATCGAGGCCTGCCAGTCCCCGGTGTGGGACACCTGCCTCGCCACCATCGCACTCGCCGACGCCGGGGTCAGCCCCGACCACCCGGCGCTCGTGAAGGCCGCCGACTGGATGCTCGGCGAGGAGATCGTCCGGCCCGGCGACTGGTCCGTACGCCGCCCCCGGCTCAACCCGGGCGGCTGGGCCTTCGAGTTCCACAACGACAACTACCCGGACATCGACGACACCGCCGAGGTGGTCCTCGCGCTGCGCCGGGTCCGCCACCCCGACCGGGCACGCATCGAGGCCGCCATCAAGCGAGGCGTCCGCTGGAACATCGGCATGCAGTCCCGCAACGGGGCCTGGGGCGCCTTCGACGCGGACAACACCAGCGCCTTCCCCAACCGGCTGCCCTTCTGCGACTTCGGTGAGGTCATCGACCCGCCGTCCGCCGATGTCACCGGGCATGTGGTGGAGATGCTCGCCGTCGAGGGGCGGTCCGGTCACCGGGTCACCCGGCGCGGCATCGAGTGGCTGCTCGCCGAACAGGAGGCGAGCGGCGCCTGGTTCGGCCGCTGGGGCGTCAACTACGTATACGGCACAGGGTCGGTGGTGCCCGCACTGGTGGCCGCCGGACTGCCCGTGACGCACCCGGCGATCCGCCGCGCGGTCGGCTGGCTGGAGTCCGTGCAGAACGACGACGGCGGCTGGGGCGAGGACCTGCGCTCGTACCGGGAGGAGAAGTGGATCGGGCACGGCGCCTCGACCGCCTCCCAGACCGCCTGGGCACTGCTCGCGCTGCTGGCCGCCGGAGAACGGGAGAGCGTCGCCGTGCGGCGCGGGGTGGCCTGGCTCACCAGGACCCAGCAGGCCGACGGCTCCTGGGACGAGCCGTACTTCACCGGCACCGGATTCCCGTGGGACTTCTCCATCAACTACCACCTCTACCGGCAGGTGTTCCCGCTCACCGCACTCGGGCGGTACGTGTACGGCGAGCCGTTCGCCGACCGCACGGCCACCCGCAAGGGGGCCTGA
- a CDS encoding phosphorylase family protein, translating into MADGPGTAGPVAPLLIACALGIEQFALRSGRGRAGAASGPVTVLRTGMGPRAAETAVSRALGQDRAPGTAVLASGFCAGLLPGMHPGDLVVADETREAGNSTVCTGPGLLAEALARAVPGRAVHTGPLTGSAHVVRGHERAELRATGAIAVDMESAATLRTALRSGPRPVAAVRVVVDAPEYELVRIGTIRGGISAFRVLRAVLPAFYEWHRSLLLPRR; encoded by the coding sequence ATGGCCGACGGCCCGGGGACGGCCGGCCCCGTGGCGCCGCTGCTGATCGCCTGCGCGCTCGGCATCGAGCAGTTCGCCCTGCGCAGCGGCCGGGGCAGGGCCGGTGCCGCGTCCGGCCCGGTGACCGTACTCCGTACGGGCATGGGTCCCAGGGCCGCCGAGACGGCCGTCTCACGAGCGCTCGGTCAGGACCGGGCGCCCGGTACGGCGGTCCTCGCCTCCGGGTTCTGCGCCGGGCTGCTGCCCGGAATGCACCCCGGGGACCTGGTGGTCGCCGACGAGACCCGGGAAGCCGGGAACTCGACGGTCTGCACCGGCCCGGGCCTGCTCGCCGAGGCCCTGGCCAGGGCGGTGCCCGGCCGCGCCGTCCACACCGGTCCGCTGACCGGCTCCGCCCATGTCGTACGCGGACATGAGCGGGCCGAGCTGCGGGCCACCGGAGCGATCGCGGTGGACATGGAGTCCGCCGCCACTCTGCGCACCGCTCTGCGGTCCGGGCCGCGCCCGGTTGCCGCCGTACGGGTGGTCGTGGATGCTCCGGAGTATGAGCTCGTCCGCATCGGCACGATACGCGGTGGAATATCAGCTTTCCGGGTCCTCCGTGCCGTCCTGCCGGCTTTCTACGAATGGCACCGATCTTTGCTGCTCCCCAGGAGGTGA
- the hpnH gene encoding adenosyl-hopene transferase HpnH — protein sequence MAMPLRQSIKVATYLIEQKLRKREKFPLIVELEPLYACNLACEGCGKIQHPAGVLKQRMPVAQAVGAVLESGAPMVSIAGGEPLMHPQIDEIVRQLVARKKYVFLCTNAMLLRKKIEKFTPSPFFAFAVHIDGLRERHDESVAKEGVFDEAVAAIKEAKRRGFRVTTNSTFFNTDTPQTIIEVLNYLNDDLKVDEMMISPAYAYEKAPDQEHFLGVEQTRELFKKTFAGGNRARWRLNHSPLFLDFLEGKVDFPCTAWAIPNYSLFGWQRPCYLMSDGYVPTYRQLIEETDWDKYGRGKDPRCANCMAHCGYEPTAVLATMGSLKESLRAARETVTGNR from the coding sequence ATGGCCATGCCGCTCCGTCAGTCCATCAAGGTTGCGACGTACCTCATTGAACAGAAGCTCCGTAAGCGGGAGAAATTCCCGCTGATCGTGGAACTGGAGCCCTTGTACGCCTGCAATCTCGCGTGCGAGGGCTGCGGGAAGATCCAGCATCCGGCCGGTGTGCTCAAGCAGCGCATGCCGGTGGCCCAGGCCGTGGGCGCCGTCCTCGAATCGGGTGCCCCGATGGTTTCCATCGCTGGCGGCGAACCATTGATGCACCCGCAGATCGATGAGATCGTGCGGCAGTTGGTGGCGCGGAAAAAGTACGTCTTCCTGTGCACCAACGCGATGCTGCTGCGGAAGAAGATCGAGAAATTCACGCCCTCGCCGTTCTTCGCCTTCGCCGTGCACATCGACGGGCTGCGGGAGCGGCACGACGAATCGGTCGCCAAGGAAGGTGTTTTCGACGAGGCCGTGGCGGCGATCAAGGAGGCCAAGCGGCGCGGATTCCGGGTCACCACGAATTCCACCTTCTTCAACACCGACACCCCGCAGACCATCATCGAGGTCCTCAATTACCTCAATGACGACCTGAAGGTCGACGAGATGATGATCTCGCCCGCCTACGCCTACGAGAAGGCACCCGACCAGGAGCACTTCCTGGGCGTCGAGCAGACCCGCGAACTGTTCAAGAAGACCTTCGCGGGCGGCAACCGGGCCCGCTGGCGGCTGAACCACTCGCCGCTCTTCCTGGACTTCCTGGAGGGCAAGGTGGACTTCCCGTGCACGGCGTGGGCCATCCCGAACTACTCGCTGTTCGGCTGGCAGCGGCCGTGCTACCTGATGAGCGACGGCTACGTACCGACGTACCGTCAGCTCATCGAGGAGACCGACTGGGACAAGTACGGCCGGGGCAAGGACCCGCGCTGCGCCAACTGCATGGCCCACTGCGGCTACGAGCCCACCGCCGTGCTCGCCACCATGGGATCGCTGAAGGAGTCCCTGCGCGCGGCGCGCGAGACCGTCACCGGGAACCGGTGA